One Tachysurus vachellii isolate PV-2020 chromosome 8, HZAU_Pvac_v1, whole genome shotgun sequence genomic window carries:
- the LOC132850381 gene encoding polypeptide N-acetylgalactosaminyltransferase 5, whose product MKISKYLRGSGRVLAFVFVASVLWLLFDMAALRLSIADVNGQLMKDLVLKERELDKKINPDVRHHHVQKVNPDMETSQSSDLLNRPVVEVYRRKKPGVIKAAQKSSGNILSVTLPKSNKVHLDTKSFGHMGALEKQNAPRNKVTPGVGENLKKEVLTKTKAPSAGQEGKLQKLQSNISIDHQIPSQGFKVPQQVVLSNKSDSTLKKVQKDSSNNIHTPTQSAKQEHSIQKVQIVDKSVVKDNKTDSLPVKAVVHVSGKPPQAPLNASKVQTGERLNSTGVWKQGGLHKVMTLDSTLKPRDARAMGQFGWAAVVAPDDQEESKRRWSEGYFNVFLSEQIPVDRAVPDTRPPACSQMLVHNDLPTTSVIFCFVDEVWSTLLRSVHSVLNRSPPHLLKEVLLVDDCSTKDYLKDKLDIYMSQFPKVRIIRLKERHGLIRARLAGAAEAKGDVLTFLDSHIECNVGWLEPLLERVYLDRRKVVCPVIEVINDKDMSYVMVDNFQRGIFKWPLVFGWSTLQNDFISKNNIKVSDPLRCPVMAGGLFSIDRKYFYELGTYDPGLDVWGGENMEISFKIWMCGGEIEIIPCSRVGHIFRGENPYGFPKDRQRTVERNLARVAEVWLDEYKEIFYGHSYLHLLDKNVIDIGNLTAQIQLREKLQCKSFKWYLENIYPELEAPLVKAEGLVFNVGNRKCLVQENGSLSFEICDLSKQNQHFSYSWVRTLRQNSTCVSPQATGRGVALEQCDNTKAHHRWLHKSNKFLAEHLIADAHHQRMCLEAGSTGDLAMKPCDASNSYQQWHFTHYYSQ is encoded by the exons ATGAAGATCAGTAAGTATTTAAGAGGGAGCGGAAGGGTTCTGgcgtttgtttttgttgcctCTGTATTGTGGCTTCTTTTTGACATGGCAGCACTGAGGCTGTCCATTGCAGACGTGAATGGACAGCTCATGAAAGATCTTGtgctgaaagaaagagaactgGACAAGAAAATCAACCCAGACGTCAGACATCACCATGTCCAGAAGGTGAACCCGGATATGGAGACGTCTCAAAGCTCAGATCTGCTTAACAGACCAGTTGTTGAGGTTTACAGGCGAAAAAAGCCTGGCGTTATTaaagcagcacagaagtccagtGGTAACATTTTATCTGTAACTTTGCCCAAATCCAACAAGGTGCACTTGGATACAAAATCATTTGGACACATGGGCGCTTTGGAAAAGCAAAACGCTCCAAGAAACAAAGTTACTCCAGGTGTTGGGGAAAACTTGAAGAAAGAAGTACTTACAAAAACCAAGGCGCCATCTGCTGGCCAGGAAGGAAAGCTCCAAAAACTGCAATCAAACATTTCAATAGACCACCAAATACCATCACAGGGCTTTAAAGTACCCCAGCAGGTCGTTTTGTCTAATAAATCCGACAGCACGCTGAAAAAGGTCCAAAAAGATTCATCAAACAACATTCACACACCGACACAATCTGCAAAACAGGAACACTCCATCCAGAAGGTTCAGATTGTTGATAAATCAGTTGTGAAAGATAACAAGACCGATTCGTTGCCCGTTAAAGCCGTAGTTCACGTCTCAGGAAAACCACCGCAAGCCCCTCTGAATGCTTCAAAAGTCCAAACCGGAGAGCGCTTGAACTCTACAGGTGTGTGGAAACAAGGTGGGCTTCATAAGGTCATGACTCTGGATTCGACCCTTAAACCAAGGGATGCCCGTGCAATGGGGCAGTTTGGCTGGGCAGCGGTCGTGGCTCCGGATGATCAGGAAGAAAGCAAGCGCAGATGGAGCGAAGGTTATTTCAATGTCTTCCTCAGCGAGCAGATTCCCGTGGACAGGGCCGTTCCAGACACACGACCTCCAGC GTGCTCCCAAATGCTTGTCCACAATGACCTTCCTACGACGAGTGTAATCTTCTGCTTTGTGGACGAGGTGTGGTCCACTCTGCTTCGCTCCGTTCACAGCGTGCTGAACAGGTCCCCACCTCACCTGCTCAAAGAGGTTCTACTGGTGGATGACTGCAGTACAAAAG aCTACCTGAAGGACAAGTTGGACATCTACATGTCTCAGTTCCCCAAAGTGCGGATCATCCGCCTCAAAGAGAGGCATGGTCTGATCAGGGCAAGGCTGGCTGGGGCAGCTGAGGCAAAGG GCGATGTCCTGACGTTCCTGGACTCTCATATCGAGTGTAATGTGGGCTGGTTGGAGCCGCTGCTGGAAAGAGTGTATCTAGACCGCAGGAAGGTCGTCTGTCCTGTTATCGAGGTCATCAACGACAAGGACATGAG TTATGTCATGGTGGACAATTTCCAAAGGGGCATTTTCAAATGGCCTTTAGTGTTCGGTTGGAGCACGCTACAGAACGAtttcatcagcaagaacaacaTCAAAGTCTCAGATCCTCTCCG gTGTCCGGTGATGGCCGGAGGTTTGTTCTCTATCGATCGGAAGTATTTTTATGAACTGGGAACGTACGATCCAGGCCTGGATGTGTGGGGAGGGGAGAATATGGAGATCTCTTTCAAG ATCTGGATGTGTGGTGGCGAGATTGAGATCATCCCGTGCTCCCGCGTGGGTCATATCTTCCGTGGCGAGAACCCGTACGGCTTCCCTAAGGATCGTCAGAGGACGGTGGAGAGAAACCTTGCTCGTGTGGCTGAGGTCTGGCTGGACGAGTATAAAGAGATTTTCTATGGCCACAGTTATCTACACCTGCTGGATAAAAACGTGATAGACATAGGGAACCTCACAGCACAGATCCAGCTGCGGGAGAAGCTCCAGTGCAAGAGCTTTAAGTGGTATTTGGAGAACATCTACCCCGAGCTGGAGGCTCCACTCGTCAAAGCTGAAGGCCTT gtttttaaCGTTGGCAATAGGAAATGTCTGGTGCAAGAAAACGGTTCTTTATCTTTCGAGATCTGTGATCTTAGCAAACAG AACCAACATTTCAGCTATAGCTGGGTGAGAACACTGCGCCAGAACAGTACTTGTGTGTCTCCACAAGCCACAGGAAGAGGCGTGGCTTTGGAACAATGTGACAACACTAAGGCACATCATCGCTGGCTGCACAAGTCCAATAAATTTCTG gcagAGCATCTGATCGCTGATGCACATCATCAACGTATGTGTCTGGAGGCAGGATCTACAGGAGACCTCGCCATGAAGCCATGTGACGCATCCAACTCCTATCAGCAATGGCATTTCACACACTACTACTCACAGTGA
- the LOC132850717 gene encoding uncharacterized protein LOC132850717 — MADIASVLENQSNAAPDQDASGRATEDTASQSCLVPLEGDDSVFYSEGEEIPQQTLDSIWAPRSGEPFWPEKPNSAPQIYNSGAQASCHRIGLMEASSELDSVALLKEMESKMENKVNNTPSTDTDVHIETADNSRIKHSEELSVPPVVPLRGSTPAGAAQMKERADSYTDESSDFLPDESRETGLPEASSGSLEEVEQEDGLDMMYDSNNKPFNHLMHTKYGTVSYRRIRRGQTKKRIEMFESMMQL, encoded by the exons ATGGCAGATATTGCAAGTGTGCTTGAGAATCAGAGCAACGCTGCTCCAGACCAAGACGCCAGTGGACGAGCTACGGAGGACACTGCGAGTCAGTCGTGTTTGGTTCCACTTGAAGGAGATGATTCTGTATTTTACAGCGAAGGAGAGGAAATTCCGCAGCAAACCCTTGACTCCATTTGGGCTCCACGTTCAGGAGAACCATTCTGGCCGGAAAAACCTAATTCTGCCCCTCAGATTTACAATTCAGGAGCTCAGGCTTCATGTCACCGTATTGGGTTAATGGAAGCAAGCTCTGAGCTTGACAGTGTTGCGTTGCTGAAAGAAATGGAAAGCAAAATGGAAAACAAAGTGAATAATACACCATCTACAGACACTGACGTGCACATCGAGACAGCGGATAACAGCCGGATAAAACACTCTGAAGAGCTTTCAGTGCCTCCAGTCGTACCACTCAGAGGGTCTACTCCAGCCGGAGCCGCACAGATGAAGGAAAGAG CCGACTCATACACGGACGAGAGCAGCGACTTTTTGCCTGATGAGTCCAGAGAAACAGGACTACCAGAAGCAAGCAGTGGGAGCCTGGAGGAAGTGGAACAGGAAGATGGGCTAGACATGATGTATGATTCCAACAACAAGCCATTTAATCACCTGATGCATACAAAGTATGGAACAGTGTCATACCGGAGAATTCGGAGAGGACAAACAAAGAAGAGGATCGAGATGTTCGAGTCTATGATGCAGCTGTGA